Proteins encoded by one window of Streptacidiphilus sp. PB12-B1b:
- a CDS encoding STAS domain-containing protein, with the protein MNRASAAAEPPATSGFTVGSRRTGGAVVVAVVGELDLDSAPALSAELNAAMDGDGVTAVVVDCHGMSFCDSTGLNALLAARLRAEGLGVEIRLAAVPTATARMFGITGADTVFRLHPDVTAALDAP; encoded by the coding sequence ATGAACCGTGCAAGCGCCGCGGCGGAGCCCCCCGCCACCAGTGGCTTCACCGTCGGCAGCCGCCGCACCGGCGGCGCCGTCGTGGTGGCCGTGGTGGGCGAGCTGGACCTCGACTCGGCCCCCGCACTCAGCGCGGAACTGAACGCGGCGATGGACGGGGACGGGGTGACCGCGGTCGTCGTCGACTGCCACGGCATGTCGTTCTGCGACTCGACCGGCCTGAACGCGCTGCTGGCGGCCAGGCTGCGGGCCGAGGGCCTGGGCGTGGAGATCCGCCTGGCCGCCGTGCCGACCGCCACCGCCCGGATGTTCGGCATCACCGGCGCCGACACCGTGTTCCGGCTGCACCCCGACGTCACGGCGGCTTTGGACGCGCCGTGA
- a CDS encoding ATP-binding protein, whose product MPDTRPPLGGLPEGGQIRRLALIGTKGAVGRSRDFTRQALHDWSWLPGVTDEQQEVAEDVLLLVSELVTNANLHAGGAVELLLHGTKERLRVEVSDDSLQQPVPRTPYQASRPGGHGLHIIARLSDAWGSELRATGKSVWIEVATP is encoded by the coding sequence ATGCCCGACACGCGCCCGCCGCTGGGCGGACTCCCCGAAGGCGGCCAGATCCGGCGCCTGGCCCTGATCGGCACCAAGGGCGCGGTGGGTCGCAGCCGTGACTTCACCCGGCAGGCGCTGCACGACTGGAGTTGGCTGCCCGGTGTGACCGACGAGCAGCAGGAGGTGGCCGAGGACGTCCTGCTCCTGGTCTCCGAACTGGTCACCAACGCCAATCTGCACGCCGGCGGAGCGGTGGAGCTGCTGCTGCACGGCACCAAGGAGCGGCTGCGGGTGGAGGTCAGCGACGACAGCCTGCAGCAGCCCGTCCCGCGCACGCCCTACCAGGCATCCCGCCCCGGCGGCCACGGCCTGCACATCATCGCCCGGCTCTCCGACGCCTGGGGGAGCGAGCTGCGGGCCACCGGCAAGTCGGTGTGGATCGAGGTGGCCACCCCCTGA
- a CDS encoding hemerythrin domain-containing protein, protein MSGDILDELEADHESVRRLFGSFTGHGFHDPERKRIIDEAGASLLRQAHLEEAYLYPLARELPEGEEDVRQGLAENAEIEALLAELESYDQDTPGFEHRVAQLVERATGHINQQEARLFPLLRAQVPAASLEQLGADARTARQAPPRRPRRGTAALPPDDLPEPERPLTERIRSLLSGAGPGRDQSHPAGRIG, encoded by the coding sequence ATGAGCGGCGACATCCTGGACGAACTGGAGGCGGACCACGAGTCCGTGCGCCGGTTGTTCGGCTCGTTCACCGGCCACGGCTTTCACGATCCGGAGCGCAAGCGGATCATCGACGAGGCCGGGGCCTCACTGCTGCGGCAGGCCCACCTCGAGGAGGCGTACCTGTACCCGCTGGCCCGGGAGCTGCCCGAGGGCGAGGAGGACGTCCGCCAGGGCCTGGCGGAGAACGCCGAGATCGAGGCCCTGCTGGCGGAGCTGGAGAGCTACGACCAGGACACCCCGGGCTTCGAGCACCGGGTGGCCCAGCTGGTGGAGCGAGCCACCGGCCACATCAACCAGCAGGAGGCCCGGCTGTTCCCGCTGCTGCGCGCGCAGGTGCCCGCGGCGTCGCTGGAGCAGCTCGGCGCGGACGCGCGGACCGCGCGGCAGGCGCCGCCGAGGCGGCCGCGCCGGGGCACCGCCGCGCTGCCGCCGGACGACCTGCCGGAGCCCGAGCGGCCGCTCACCGAGCGGATCCGCAGCCTGCTCAGCGGCGCCGGCCCGGGACGCGACCAGTCCCACCCCGCCGGACGGATCGGCTGA